Proteins encoded by one window of Thiohalospira halophila DSM 15071:
- the nadD gene encoding nicotinate-nucleotide adenylyltransferase translates to MIGVFGGTFDPVHLGHLRPAVEMAEEVGLDRVHVLPAGHPPHRGAPRVATEHRLAMLEAAIAGQPDFHLDRREVDREGPSYMAETLAGLRAEIGPDEPLALMLGMDAFLGLASWHEWERLPELAHLVVSHRPGWDPDSMEDQGGPLAALVAERGVIEPGELAREPAGRVHLMPVTQLDISSTRIRALLAAGRSPRYLLPDAVCDYIQHHRLYRKD, encoded by the coding sequence GTGATCGGCGTCTTCGGCGGCACCTTCGACCCGGTCCACCTGGGCCACCTGCGCCCGGCGGTGGAGATGGCCGAGGAGGTGGGCCTGGACCGCGTGCACGTCCTCCCCGCCGGCCATCCGCCCCATCGCGGGGCGCCGCGGGTGGCCACCGAGCACCGCCTGGCCATGCTGGAGGCGGCCATCGCCGGTCAGCCCGACTTCCACCTGGATCGGCGCGAGGTGGACCGCGAGGGCCCCTCCTACATGGCCGAGACCCTGGCCGGGCTGCGCGCCGAGATCGGTCCCGACGAGCCCCTGGCCCTGATGCTGGGCATGGACGCCTTCCTGGGCCTGGCGAGCTGGCACGAGTGGGAGCGGCTGCCGGAGCTGGCGCATCTGGTCGTCTCCCACCGGCCGGGCTGGGACCCGGACAGCATGGAGGACCAGGGTGGCCCGCTGGCGGCCCTGGTGGCCGAGCGCGGCGTCATCGAGCCCGGGGAGCTGGCCCGCGAGCCCGCGGGCCGTGTCCACCTCATGCCGGTGACCCAGCTGGACATCTCCTCCACCCGGATCCGCGCCCTGCTGGCGGCCGGGCGCAGCCCGCGCTACCTGCTCCCCGACGCGGTCTGCGACTATATCCAACACCACCGCCTCTACCGGAAGGACTGA
- the rlmH gene encoding 23S rRNA (pseudouridine(1915)-N(3))-methyltransferase RlmH yields the protein MRIHLVAVGRRMPDWVETAVADYQRRLPRELPLHIHPVDAANRPKKNPDIQRLRRDEGQRLLAAVPKGARIIALDERGKGWDTPELARRLEGWREEGPDVALLVGGADGLDAACLEAAETRWSLSPLTLPHTLVRVVVAEQCYRAWSLLQGHPYHRG from the coding sequence GTGCGGATCCACCTGGTCGCCGTCGGCCGGCGCATGCCGGACTGGGTGGAGACGGCGGTGGCCGACTACCAGCGCCGTCTCCCCCGCGAACTCCCCCTCCACATCCACCCCGTGGATGCCGCCAACCGGCCGAAGAAGAACCCCGACATCCAGCGCCTGCGCCGGGACGAGGGCCAGCGGCTGCTGGCTGCCGTGCCCAAGGGGGCCCGGATTATCGCCCTGGACGAGCGCGGCAAGGGGTGGGATACCCCGGAACTCGCCCGGCGCCTGGAGGGCTGGCGGGAGGAGGGGCCGGATGTCGCCCTCCTGGTGGGCGGCGCCGACGGCCTGGACGCCGCCTGTCTGGAGGCCGCCGAGACCCGCTGGTCCCTCTCGCCCCTGACCCTGCCCCACACCCTGGTCCGCGTGGTAGTGGCCGAGCAGTGCTACCGCGCCTGGAGCCTCCTCCAGGGTCACCCCTACCATCGCGGTTGA
- the rsfS gene encoding ribosome silencing factor, with translation MESDALQDLVTDALEELKGQDIRVLDVRDQSTVTDTMVIASGNSARQVQAMAERVTERSKAAGVQPLGVEGEETGDWIVVDLGDVVLHVMRPEVRDFYNLEKLWAMDVSPGGASDGD, from the coding sequence ATGGAAAGCGACGCCCTGCAGGACCTGGTCACCGACGCCCTCGAGGAACTCAAGGGCCAGGATATCCGCGTGCTCGATGTGCGCGATCAGAGTACCGTCACCGATACCATGGTCATCGCCAGTGGTAATTCCGCCCGCCAGGTCCAGGCCATGGCCGAGCGGGTGACCGAGCGCTCCAAGGCCGCCGGCGTCCAGCCCCTGGGCGTGGAGGGCGAGGAGACCGGCGACTGGATCGTGGTCGACCTGGGTGATGTGGTCCTCCACGTCATGCGCCCGGAGGTCCGTGACTTCTACAACCTGGAGAAGCTCTGGGCCATGGACGTCTCCCCCGGCGGGGCGTCCGACGGGGACTAG